From the genome of Eublepharis macularius isolate TG4126 chromosome 12, MPM_Emac_v1.0, whole genome shotgun sequence, one region includes:
- the LOC129339605 gene encoding olfactory receptor 11G2-like, with amino-acid sequence MELANETRVQEFVLLGFGVGQQGRLLLLIFFGILYVITLAENFTIIALVVLDSHLSRLPMYILLGNFAWLEICFVSNTAPRMLFDLASPYGIISFRDCFLQFYFFFSFGVTENFFLSAMALDRYLAICHPLYYPQIMTPETCHNLVVACWICGFLGYLVPVLVVSKLTFCGANVIDHFMCDTGPLLSLACPPLGIAPLVCQIFGSFLIIVNVLFALLSYGSVIFTLMRPSFEGSRRKAFSTISFHLVVVTLFYGPVGGMYLLPDGKHQSNVTKIVTLFYTSLTPFLNPMIYCLRNDQVKEAVGRLQRRKARCWRRKVLM; translated from the coding sequence ATGGAACTGGCCAATGAGACCAGAGTTCAGGAATTCGTTTTGCTGGGGTTTGGAGTCGGGCAACAGGGACGGCTTCTGCTCCTCATCTTCTTTGGCATTCTCTATGTGATCACGTTGGCTGAGAACTTCACCATCATTGCACTGGTAGTTCTAGACTCCCACTTGTCCCGGCTTCCCATGTACATCCTGCTGGGCAACTTCGCCTGGCTGGAGATCTGTTTTGTGAGCAATACTGCCCCCCGGATGCTCTTTGACTTGGCATCCCCTTATGGGATCATTTCCTTCCGTGACTGCTTCCTGCAGTTCTACTTCTTCTTCTCCTTCGGTGTCACTGAAAATTTCTTTCTCTCAGCCATGGCCTTGGACCGATACTTGGCCATCTGTCATCCCCTCTACTACCCACAAATTATGACTCCAGAGACCTGCCACAATCTGGTGGTTGCTTGCTGGATCTGTGGGTTCTTGGGATATCTTGTTCCAGTGCTTGTGGTCTCGAAGCTGACCTTCTGTGGTGCCAATGTCATTGACCATTTTATGTGTGACACTGGGCCACTTCTTTCCCTGGCCTGCCCTCCACTCGGAATTGCCCCCCTTGTTTGCCAGATTTTTGGGAGTTTTCTAATTATAGTCAATGTGTTGTTCGCTCTATTATCCTATGGCAGTGTGATTTTCACCCTGATGAGGCCCTCTTTTGAAGGCAGTCGTAGGAAGGCCTTCTCAACCATTTCATTCCACCTGGTAGTGGTGACACTTTTCTATGGCCCTGTGGGAGGGATGTACTTACTTCCAGATGGAAAACATCAGTCAAATGTTACAAAGATTGTAACACTCTTTTACACTTCTCTCACACCCTTCCTGAACCCTATGATTTACTGTCTGAGGAATGATCAGGTAAAGGAAGCAGTGGGCAGGTTGCAGAGGAGAAAGGCGAGATGCTGGAGAAGAAAGGTGTTGATGTAA
- the LOC129339606 gene encoding olfactory receptor 11G2-like has product MELANGSAVQEFILLGFGVGQQERFLLLIFFTILYMLTLAENCIIIALVGLDTHLARLPMYILLSNFSWLEICYVSTTVPRMLFDLASPQGIISFRDCFLQFYLLFSFGTTEDCFLSAMALDRYMAICHPLRYSQTMSIHFCYVLVAACWVLGFMAFVVPVVMMSKLSFCGSNIIDHFLCDAGPILSLACPPLGIAPILCQILVNIFLLGNIFFVVLSYSVVILTLMKPSFEGSRRKAFSTISFHLVVVTLFYGSVAAMYVIPDGENQSEVAKAVTLFYTSITPFLNPMIYCLRNDQVKEALGRLQRRNVRFLGRKTNV; this is encoded by the coding sequence ATGGAGCTGGCCAATGGGAGCGCAGTTCAAGAATTCATTTTGCTGGGGTTTGGAGTCGGACAACAAGAACGGTTCCTGCTCCTCATTTTCTTTACCATTCTCTACATGCTCACATTGGCCGAGAACTGCATCATCATTGCATTGGTGGGACTAGACACCCACTTGGCCCGGCTTCCCATGTACATCCTGCTGAGCAacttctcctggctggagatctgTTACGTGAGCACCACGGTGCCCCGGATGCTGTTTGACCTGGCTTCCCCTCAAGGGATCATCTCGTTCAGGGACTGCTTCCTTCAGTTCtacctcttattctcttttggCACCACTGAGGACTGCTTCCTCTCAGCCATGGCCTTGGATCGGTACATGGCCATCTGCCACCCGCTACGCTACTCACAAACCATGTCTATACATTTTTGCTATGTTCTGGTGGCTGCTTGTTGGGTCCTTGGTTTCATGGCCTTTGTTGTCCCAGTGGTTATGATGTCCAAGCTGTCCTTCTGTGGCTCCAACATCATTGATCATTTTTTGTGTGATGCTGGGCCCATCCTGTCCCTGGCCTGTCCGCCATTGGGCATTGCTCCCATTCTTTGTCAGATTTTAGTAAATATTTTCCTTTTAGGTAATATATTCTTTGTTGTACTATCTTATAGCGTTGTAATTCTTACCCTGATGAAACCCTCTTTCGAAGGCAGTCGAAGAAAAGCTTTCTCTACCATTTCTTTCCATCTAGTGGTGGTGACCCTTTTCTATGGCTCTGTTGCAGCAATGTATGTAATTCCAGATGGAGAAAATCAGTCAGAAGTTGCAAAGGCCGTAACACTCTTCTACACTTCCATTACACCCTTTTTGAACCCCATGATTTATTGCCTGAGGAATGATCAGGTAAAGGAGGCACTAGGCAGGTTGCAGAGAAGAAATGTGAGATTCCTGGGAAGAAAGACAAATGTATAA
- the LOC129339607 gene encoding olfactory receptor 11H6-like — MELGELINGTTVKEFILLGFGIGQQERFLLLIFFTVLYVITLAENFIIIALVLLDAHLSRLPMYILLSNFSWLEICYVTITVPRMIFDLASPQGIISFRDCFLQFYLLFSLGTSEDLFLSAMALDRYLAICHPLRYPQIMSINFCCALVAACWVLGFMAYVVPMTMILKLSFCGPNIIDHFLCDAGPLLSLACPPLGATPFVCQMFVNTFVLSNVLFVVLSYGTVIFTLMKPSYQGSRKKAFSTISFHLIVVTLFYGSVAGMYICPEGENQSEVSKAVTLFYTSITPFLNPMIYCLRNDQVKEALSRLRRRKVSLLGRNMTV, encoded by the coding sequence ATGGAGTTGGGTGAATTGATCAACGGGACCACAGTGAAGGAATTCATTTTGCTGGGATTTGGCATCGGGCAACAGGAACGGTTCCTGCTCCTCATCTTTTTTACTGTTCTCTATGTGATCACATTGGCTGAAAACTTCATCATCATTGCGCTGGTACTTCTAGATGCCCACCTGTCCCGGCTTCCCATGTACATCCTGCTGAGCAacttctcctggctggagatctgTTACGTGACCATCACTGTGCCTCGTATGATCTTTGACCTGGCATCTCCTCAGGGGATCATCTCTTTCAGGGACTGCTTCCTCCAGTTCTACCTATTATTTTCTCTTGGCACTAGTGAAGATCTCTTCCTCTCAGCCATGGCCTTGGATCGGTACTTGGCTATCTGCCACCCACTGCGCTACCCACAAATCATGTCCATAAATTTCTGCTGTGCTCTGGTGGCTGCTTGTTGGGTCCTTGGCTTCATGGCCTATGTTGTTCCAATGACTATGATCTTGAAGTTGTCGTTCTGTGGCCCCAACATCATTGACCATTTTTTGTGTGATGCTGGGCCCCTCTTGTCCCTGGCCTGCCCACCACTTGGAGCTACTCCCTTTGTCTGTCAGATGTTTGTCAATACTTTTGTTTTAAGCAATGTCTTATTTGTTGTGCTTTCCTACGGCACTGTGATTTTCACCCTGATGAAACCCTCTTACCAAGGTAGTCGTAAGAAGGCCTTCTCCACCATATCCTTCCATCTGATTGTAGTGACACTTTTCTATGGCTCTGTGGCAGGAATGTACATATGTCCAGAGGGTGAAAATCAGTCTGAGGTCTCAAAGGCTGTAACGCTCTTCTACACTTCCATTACACCTTTTCTCAACCCCATGATTTACTGCTTGAGGAATGATCAGGTGAAGGAGGCTCTGAGCAGGCTACGGAGAAGAAAGGTGTCATTATTGGGGAGAAATATGACAGTAtaa